The Mycolicibacterium monacense genome contains the following window.
GGTGCGCGTCACTTCCTTGCCCCGCGGCGGCTTCGGCGCGGACACGCTGAGCCAGGCCGCGGTGGAGCCGCCGGGCGGGATGTCGAAGCGGTCAGGGGCGAAGGAGAACCGCATCATCCGCTCCTGGTCCCAGGCGAACAGGTTGGCCTGCAACCATTGTGACCGGTCGTGGTTCTCCAGCGTCACCTGATACGTACCGTTGGTGCGGTCGCGGCGCCGGAGCGTCTCCGGGTGCAGCCGCAGCTCGGCGGTGAGGATCGGCGGCTGAGAGGTGACCTGGGTGAAGGTCCCGCCGGTTTCGCTTTCCCGGGTTCCCTCGGCCGCGACGACGGTGAAGTCGCGCAACGTCTGCTCCCCGGCCGGCGGCTGCTTGGCGGACACGCTGAACCGTAGGGTGGCCACCTTGCCCGCCTTCACCTCGACCTCCGGCGTCGGGAAGGTGAACCGGATGGCGTTCTCGGGGTCGCGGCCCTCCAACCGCACCGCGCGGTCGTGCTTACCGTCGCTGTTGTCGATCAGCAGGGTCAGGTCGGCGACCGGACAGTCCTCCACCCGGAGTTTGCTCGGCTGCAGACGCAATTTGAGCGGCAGTGTCGCGGACTGCTCCTGCTCGACGGTCACCACAGCGCTGTCCGATTCGTCGCCGTCGGTGGCGGTCACGGTCAGTTGACGGGTACGCCTCTCCCCCTCGTCGAGCGGGGGGACGTCGAAGCGCACCTCCACCGTGGACGATTTGCCGGCGGCCACTTCCTCTGTCGGAGAGACGAAGTGAAATAGCACCGTCGCTTCGGGGTCCGTGCCGCTGAGCACGACGCGGCGTGCGTGGTTACTCGCCCGATTGTCCAGGATGATCTGGAACTTGCCCGATGTCTCGTCCTCGACGCTGACGACGGTCGGTCGTGCAGTGATCGACACCTTCGGCCCGCTCGGTGGAACCACGAGCGCTACCTGGGTTTCCGCGAACTTGGCCAGGTCACGCAGTGAGCAGATCCGCAGCGGCACCTTCACCGTCTGCGCCTCGACGAAACTGCCTGCGCGCATGGAGAACGTCACCTTGACGGATTTGTTCTCCCCCGGCATCAGCCGGATCTCGGGCTGCTCCACCACGAGCCACTCCGGAGGATCGACGGGGTCGACACGGTAGGCGTCGACGATCGTGGAACCGTTGCGGATGCGGATCTCGACGGCGCCGGCCGTGTCCGGAGAGACCGATGCCTCGGTCGTCGCGAGCTCGACCTGTGGCGGCTGCGCACGGTTGTCGTCCGGGGACGGTTGCACCGGACCGGGTTCGGGCGCTGGCTGCGGGTCGAGGAAGGCGTCACAACTCTTGCAGAACCGCACGTCCGCGGCGTTGAGCGTCCCGCACTCTTTGCATTTCTGGTCAGCCATGATGATCGCTCCTCTGACTCCGGGGCCGAATGTCAGGACTTCTTTCTCTTCTTCTTCGGTGTGATGTTCGGGGTGCGACCCTCGTTCAGGTCGCTGACGACACCGGTGAGGATCCTCATGACATCGGCGACTTGCGCGTTGGCAGCCTGCTCGATCTGCCCTTTTACGGGTATCGGCGACTCCGGCGAGCCGGGAGGTCCCCTGCGTACACCGTTCAACCGGTTCTCATTGAGCACTGCGGTCACTGTGCGTGTCACCGCATCGCGTTTGGCCTCGCCCACACGATCAGTTATGTCGTGGAACACGTTCCGAACGCCGGAGGCGGCGTATCCCATGATGTCGCGGTCGCCGCTCGAACCACCCTGGCCTTGTCGCATATCGGCGATCATGGTGCGGGCGAGGTCCAGGTTCCTCGCAACGCCGTCGGCACTCACTCTCGCCGCAAAACTCTCCCAAAGCGGTTTGTCGCCTTGGGTCTTCTCATCTGCCGCCCCCTTGTAGATGAGGATCGTCGTTTGCTTGTCATCTTCGTGGCCGCCACGGCCGGGAGCGACGAGCCCGACTATCTCCCAGAGACGCTTACCCACCGCAAATGGCAGGATGTGCTCCTTTTCCATCGCCCACACCTCGGGCGCACCTCGATAGTGGGTTCTCCTGACAGATGACCCGAGATTCCCGTATGGAGCCATCGTCCCGATTCCAGGTGCGCTGGCCTGAGGGTCCTTGTTCTTGGACTTCCGCATCCACTGTCGAAGCACCCTGATGATGTTCCTCAACGGTGCCCTCGCCGCTCGCTTCTTCGCGCTCGGTGAGGTCTCTGCAGCTATTGCACTCTCGTACGCGGCATAGGCGGCAACCACGCCCGGGTCTTTGTGCTTGCTCAGTGCGGTGGGATTGTTTGATGCCACCGTCAACGCGGTCGACTTCCCCGACGTGTAAAGCTCGTGGGTCTCACCGTCGACCGTGAACTTCTCCTTGACTGTGAAGAAATCCTTGACCGCCTCCGCCTTGCCCTTCACCCATTTCTTCGCGGCATCGGCCTTGCCTTTGACCCACTTCTTTCCGGCGTCGACTTTGCCCTTCACCCAGGCCTTTCCGGCGGCGACCTTGGCCTTGACCTTCTTGCCGATGCCCTTCAGTCCGCGGATGATCGGACCGGCCAGTTTGAGTCCCTGCTTGATCACGAAGTCGATGGCCTTGTTCACCGGCTTCTGCAACTTGGCGATGATTTCGCGGATCTTCTGCCCGATTCCGCCGAGTCCGATCGCACTGGCCAGGAAGCCGATCAGGATCGGGACCATCTGGCCGAGTACGTCTTCGATCTTGTTGACCACACCGCTGACGTTGCCGCGCACGATGTCGGCCACCGAGTCGATCACGGTGTTGACGAACTTCATGATGCGTTCGGCGTTGTTGACGAAGAACATCACGATGTCGTAGATCAGCTTGCAGGCTTTGATGAACGCTGCGGCGGGGTTGAGCAACCCGATCAGCCAGGTGATGCCCGCGGTGATGATCCTGGTGATGACGAAGTCCTTGACCTGCTCGAGGATCATCTCCTTGATGTCGCCGAGTTTCTCGATCAGCATCTGCCACAGGGCCGCCACGCCGCCGGTGGCGATCAGTTTGAAGATCTCGACGCCCTTCTCGATCGCCGCCATCGCCGGTTCACCGATCTGCTTCACCAGACGGTTACGGATGTTGGCCCACGTCAACCCGAACAGCGATGCGAGCAGTTTGATGATGCCCTTGAGATCGAAGGTGTCCGGCAACTCCACGCCACCTTCGGCGAGTGCCCCGAACAGCCAGCCCATCAAGCCCTTTCGGAGATGGGTGAGGATGTTGTCCTTGAACTTCAGGATGCCGCCCTTGACACCCTCGATGAGGTTGGACAGGAACGCGACCGGGTGTTTGATGATGTCGCCGACCACCCCGGCAACCCGGGCCAGGACGTTCATCAACATCGCGGCGAGTTGACGGATCGTGTTGATGATCGCCTTGATCGCGCCGATGGCCTTGTCGACCAGGCCCTTGTTCTCGGCCTGCAGCTCTTCGATCCGCTCGTCGAGACCCTTGCGGGCGTCGACGTACTTGGTCGCCAACGTGTCGACGACCGCCTCCTGCTTGGCGTTGACGTCGTCCTCGAGTTGGGCGAACTTGTCGTTGATCTCCTTGGCCGCGGTGTCCCCCACCTTCTGCAGGTTGGCGGGCAGACTCTTGACGTAGGAGGAGATCTCGGCCTTACCGGCAGCGATCCGTGCCTTCGCGGCCGCGAGGTCCGCGCCGACGATGTCGGCGACGCGTGAGATGACGACGTCCATCTTCTTCAGATACAGTTCGCGGCCCGCGGTGTAGAAGGTGTTCACCTTGTCGGGCATGCCGAACAGCTTGTCCTTGGCCCACCTCCAGCCGCCCAGCCATCCGCTGTACCGGTCCTTCTTGTACGCCGACATCTTCGCCGCGACGAAGGACTCGAAGGTCTTGCGGGCGTCGGCCTCCCCCTCTTCGAAGGCCTTGTCCACCTTCGGGTCGATTCCGTCGAGGATCTTCTTGACCGCGGTCTCGGTGGTGGCGTAGACCGACTGCACCTTGGCGGTGACCTCGGCTCGCTTGGCTTCGTCCTTCGACTTGGTCTTGCCCTTGTCGGCCACCAACTTCGCCAGCGCCGCCGCCTTGCTGCCCTGCATGCCGGCCACGCCCTGCTTGGTCACCGCCGCCGCCTCGGCCTTGTTCTGGCCGATGACGTCCTGTTCCTGCTTGCGGAACTCGCCGGGAGCGGTGTCGGCGTGCGCGGCGGCGGCCTTCTTGTCCGCCAGCGCCTGCTGGAAGTCGGGCTCATTGGACTCGGCGAGCTGCTTCTCGCTGACGTCGGCGCCGGCCATCTCGTCGTCGGCCTGCCGCTTACCCGCGGCGAGGTTGAGCTGTTCGGGTGGTGCGGGTTTCGGTGCGGCCCCGGTGGCCGGGATCGTCACGGGCGGGCTCTGGGTTTCGGGCGACATCGGCGTCACCGGTTTGGGTACCGCCTTCGACGTGTCGGGGGGCGCGTCGGTCGCGCTCTCGACGTCCTTGGTCTGGCCCTCCTTGCCCTGGGTGACCAGACCCTTGACCTCACCCTTGACCTCGCCGGCCTTACCGCCGCCAGCCTTGGCCTGGGAGTCGGCCTCCTCCAGTGTTTTCGGCGACTTCGCTTCGATCGCCGCCTTGACCGCGGCGATGAACGCCTTCTTGTCGAAGGTGCCCGCCGGTTGGGCATCCATCGTGTCGACCTTGGCCGCCTTGGCCTGCCCTGCCACGTCGTCGCTGGGCGCCAGCGCCGCCCCCTGCGCCTCCTTGGCCTTCGCCGCTGCCTGCGGATGGGACTTCTTCTCCCGGGCGAAGCCTTTCACGCCGCCGGTGACCTGTTTGAACGCCGGATCCGCGTGCGGACTCACCGACTTCGGCGGCACCGGCGGCTGCAGCAGTTGGTCAGCCGACAACGCCGACGGTCCCGCGGGGCTTCCCGCACCGCCCGCACCGGCGGGTGCGCCGCGCGTGCTCCCCTTCGGCGCGGCGGGTCCGACGCGTTTGGCCGCGGCCTTTCCCAGGGGGCTGACGGCGGGCGTCCGTTTCGGCGGGGGAACCTGCTTCTTCGCCGGCACCGACCCCGGGCCGAAGCCGGTCACCGTCGCGGCCAGCGCCGACGCCGGCGGCTTCGGCCCCTCGAGTTCGACGGGTATGCCGAGCTTCTTCGCGGCCTTGAGCCCCTTCTCGACGATGTTGACCGCGGGTTCCTCTCGGCGCGCCTCGCTCAACGCGGCGTCCAACGACGAACGCGCCTCACTGTCAGGACCTTTGAACTTCGCCGCGAGCAGCGCGTTGACCGCGGCGTTGCCAGCGCTGCGCTGCAATTGGATCAGCACCCCGGCCGGACGCGGCCGGGCCGCGGCCGTGGTGCGCTGTCCTGCGGTCAGCGCGTGGCCGACGGCTGCCCTCGCCGAACCCGCGGTCTGTGTCATCGGTTACGCCGTCTCCTCCTCGCCTTCTTCCTCGGCGCGCTGCACGAATGTCTGTGCGGTCTCCTCTTCTTCGTCACCTTCACGCTGGACCGACGGGGTGTCGCACCCGTCCGCACACCGCTGGACGTCGGGCGGGCGGGCCGGCGCCGGTGCGGCCATCAGACGGTCGGCATTGGCGACGGCATCGCGCTCGAACCGGTCGGACGGGTCACTGACCTTCACCCCACCACCCGCCTCCGTGCCGTCGACGGGACCGCTGCGCTGTTGAACGACATGGGTCAGCTCGTGGGCCAGCATGTGCTTTCCGGAGTCGGATCCCGGGTCGTACCTGTCGCGCTGGAACACGATGTTCGATCCCACCGTGTATGCCTGTGCGTTGACCGATTTCGCCGATTCGTGCGCAGCACCGTCGGTGTGGACCCGGACGTCGCCGAAGTCGTGGCCGAACCGGCCCTCCATGTCGGCGCGGACGTCGGACTGCAGCGGGCTGCCGCCGCCGGAGTTGACCACATCGTGGACCGGCGAACGCTCCTCCTCCATCAGGGCCGCGGTGCTCCCGTTACCGACCGCGCGTTGCAGACCGGCCACCCCGCGTGGCCCGGCCGCGGCCAGCCGGCCCGAGAGGGCGGCGCGGAGCGCGATGGACGATTCGGACTCCTCGAGCCGGGACGCCTTGGGCCGCAGGCTGGACTCGAGGCTCTGATCGGTGTCGTGGACGTGCATTTCCGCCTCACTTCCTGCTGACGTGATGTTGCAACGATCCACCGCCCCGCGGCGTGGGGGAAGACGCGGAGGCGTGGCCGTTCGGGCACTTCGGAGTGCCCGAAAGGGCAGACGCCGGTCCGGTCTGATCGGGCATTCACCGATGCCCTGTTGACCGTCCCGCCGCCTCTGCCACCGCCACCGGTTCGCGACCACGATCGTGGTGCCAGCCCACCAACTCAGTGAGGAGGCACAATGCCGACCTACCTGTCGCCGGGTGTCTACGTCGAGGAGATCGACTCCGGCTCACGACCGATCCAAGGCGTCGGGACGGCGGTGGCGGCCTTCGTGGGCTTCGCCGCGAAGGGGCCGATCAACGAGCCCACGCTCGTCACCAACTGGACCCAGTTCACCAACATCTTCGGCGGTCCGATCGAGAATGCCTGTCTGGCGCAGTCGGTGTTCGCGTTCTTCCAGAACGGTGGCGGGAAGGCCTACATCGTCGCCATCGGCGACGAAGCCGGTCGGAACGGCAACACGACCAGTAACCCCGCCCTCGAGTCGGCGCCACAGGCCATGCTCGGCAAGGGCTTACGCGTGCTGGCCCGCGATACCGGGGCGCCGTCCAACAGCCTCAAGGTTCGTGTCGTCGAATCCCAGAAGGACGATGACGGCCAGCAGACCCGCCTGCAGGTGGATGTCCTGCGCAATGACGAGCCGATCGAGCACCACGACAACATCACCACCACGCGCGGCAAGACTTTCGTCGTGAGCGTCGTGAACGCCGCCTCACAGCTGATCAAGCTGGAGCCGGTCAGCGGGCAGTCCCTCGACGACCTGCAAGCCGGGATGGAGGTGGCCCTGGCCGCACCGGCACCCGTGGACGTGGCGCCGCCGGAACAGCTCTCCGCCGAGGACTACGTCGGTGACGTCACCGAACGCAGTGGTGTGGCCGGACTCGAGGCCGTCGACGAGATCACGATGCTGTGCATGCCCGACCTGATGACGGCCTATCAGCGCAGCGCCATCGACCTGGAGACCGTGCAGTCGGTGCAGCTGAAGATGATCGCGCACTGCGAACTGATGGGTGACCGGATGGCGATCCTGGACTCGCCGCCCGGGATGAACGCCCAGCAGGTCAAGGAGTGGCTCGTCGAGAAGGCCAACTACGACTCGAAGTACGCGGCGCTGTACTGGCCATGGGTCAGCACCGGCAACGGATACCTACCGCCGTCGGGTTTCATCGCCGGCATCTGGAGCCGCAACGACGACACCCGCGGTGTCCACAAGGCGCCCGCCAACGAGATCGTCCGCGGCGCGGTCAAACTCGAGTCCAACATCACCAGGAACGAACACGACCTGCTGAACCCGGCGGGTGTCAACTGCATCCGGTCGTTCCCCGGCCGGGGCATCCGGGTGTGGGGCGCCCGCACGCTGTCGAGTGATCCGGCCTGGCGCTACCTGAACATCCGGCGGCTCTTCAACTACCTGGAGGAGTCCATCCTGGAGAACACCGACTGGGTGGTGTTCGAGCCGAACGACGACGCGCTGTGGGCGAAACTGCGGCGCACCATCAGCGCGTTCCTGGTCAACGAGTGGCGCAAGGGTGCGTTGTTCGGCCAGACACCCGACGAGGCGTTCTTCGTCAAGTGCGATGCGGAGACCAATCCGGCCGAGGGTATCGACGCCGGTGAGGTGGTCTGCCAGATCGGTGTCGCCCCGGTCAAACCTGCCGAGTTCGTCATTTTCCGGCTCGCCCAGTACTCCGGCGGGACCAGCCTGGTAGCCGAGTGACACCGCACGAATCGACACCGAAAGTAGGGACACACCATGGCTCTGCCCGAAAACGACAGCTCCGTAGGCCATTCGTTCGGCCTGGAGTTCGACGGCATTCAGATCAAGGCGATCACCGAGGTGACCGGGCTGAAGATGGAACAGGACGTCATCGAGTACAAGTCCAACACCGCGGCCGACGGCAAGTATCTGGTCAAGAAGCTGCCCGGTCGGTGGAAGGCGGGCGAGTGCACGCTCACCCGCCCGTTGACCGGTGACCAGAGCTTCGACAAGTGGGTGAAGGACTCACAGCTGGGCAAGATGGGCAACGCCCGCAAAGGCGGCGCGATCGTGGTCTACGACTACGAGGGCAAAGCCGTCAAGCGGTACAAGATCACCGCGGCGTGGCCGAAGAGCCTCGAGATCAGCTCGCTGAAGGCCGGTGACACCAGCGTGCTCACCGAGAAACTCGTGTTGACCTACGAGAAGTGCGAGCCCGAGGGTGCGTAGAGGACCCGCCCTCGCCGTCTCCGACGCCGTTGACCACGAGGCGCCGGGGGCACCGGACCGCGAGCTGCGCACCGAGTTTCCGTTCACCCTGCCCCGCGGCTACGTCGACGGGAACCGAGAGATCCACCGGCACGGGGTGATGCGATTGGCCACTGCCCGTGACGAATTGGTGTCCCAACGCGACGACCGGGTGCGCGAGGATCCGCGCTACCTCAGCGTCGTGCTGATCGGCCGGGTGGTGGAGCGCCTCGGCGGGATCGAGGACGTCCACGCCGGCGTGATCGAGAACCTGTTCGCATCCGATCTGGCGTTCCTGCAGGACCTCTACCGGCGGGTGAACCAGGACGGCCACACCCAGGCGGCGGTGCGCTGCCCGGGGTGCGGCAACGAGTTCACCGTCGACTTCGCCGGGAGCCGCCTGGGGGAATCGTGACGTACGGGACCGAGCACTTGCACGAGGAGGTCTCGTACATCGCCTACCACCTCCATTGGCCGCTCGATCAGTTACTGGATCTCGAGCACCAGGACCGGCGGCGCTACCTGCGTCTGGTCCAGAACCTCTGCGCGCAGAACAGAAACGGACGGTGAGCGATGGCAGGACCGGTCCGGTGGTGGCCATGGCGGCGACCGCGCCCGACGCCGGCGGAGACGCCGGCGCCATCACCTGATCCGCGTTGGCATGCGCTGGCGCCGATACAGCGGACCGTCGACGGCATGACTCCGACGGCCCCACTCGACGGGTTCTCCGCCTCCCTGACCACCGCACAGAATCCTGCGCTCACCTCCTCCGCCGCGATGCTGGCGACCGGGCACGCGTCGTTGGCGATCCTCGGCACCGGTGACCCACCGACCGCGCGCGCGCCAATCAATGCGGCTGTGCCGCAGAACCGTTCGTGGCAGCGGTCGGTGAGCCTGCCCCAGCGGATGCTGCCCGCCCCGCCGGTTCCTGTTCAGCGAAGCCCGGACACCGCGCCACCGATGACCCCGGACGTCGTCGGCGCCGCCGATCCCGTCGAGATGGCGCCAACCCCGTCGATCACCGTGGCCGAGCCTGCGCCCGGGAACACGCCGCTGACCCGGGCGCCGGAACTCGGTGAGTACCGCGAGGTTCCCGTCGTGGTACCACAGTCGACCGCCACAGGTGTCACAGCCGACCACGCGCCCGCCGAGCCGGCCCGCCACGGGCAACCCGTGCGGTCCGCCCCGCCGGTGCAGCGACTCGAAGGCTCGGCCACCCCGACCGCGATACCGGATACCTCGGTGCAGCCACCCCCGGTCCAGCGCGCGGAGACCCCAGTGACGCTCTCCGGCAACGCTTCCCATCGATCCACCGACGCCGGCCGCAACATCGTCGCACGCAGCGCACCGGCGCCGCCTCTCCCGTCGGCACTCCGAGCCATCACGGAGTCGGAAGCCACCGGGCCGTCCGTGATCCCGGCACCGGTCCTCGACGACCCGCCCCCGGGCCGGCCCGTCCCCGCCGTGACCGACCTTACGGACACCGCCGAGGCCCCGGCCGCAGCGCCGCCTCCACTCGACGTCCAGCGGTCCGCCCACAGTGAGAGCATCACCTGGTTCTCCCCCGACGACCCCGTTCGGCTTCCACCGACCGCTCACCCGGTCGCCGTCGGCCGCCCCCAGGCGGCGGCGCCCGCCGTCGCCGTACAGCGCGTGTCCCCGCGGCCACCGACCGCGCAGCCTGCTCCCGCCGTCCCCGCGCGTGAATGCCCGCCGGCGACCACACCGCTGAAGCCGCCGCCCCCGGCGCCGCCGGCCGTACAGGTCGCCACGGCGGTTGTGGCACAGCGAGTCCGCCGCCATGAGCCGACGGAGACCGCCGCCGTCGCTGCCGCACAACGTATATCGGTCAAACCGGTTCCCGAGCCGACCACACCCCCACCGCCGCCGCCCGCGGTCGAGGCACCGCACATCCGGACCGATGCGCCCACTGCGACCGAACCCAAGTTCGCTGTACAGCGCGTCGCGACACCCGCGCGCCCAGCGCCCCCCGTCCCCCTCCCTTCCGTCGGCACACCTCGAGCGCAGCAGGGTTCCGCGGTGGTTCGGTCCGTCGTCCCGGAAGTGCAGCGCGCCGTCTCGCCGGCCACCCCGGAACCCGCGGTGGCCCCGGTCCCGCGCAGGCTCGTTGTCCTGCCCCCGCTGCGCGCACCTGTCCATCCGGTCACGCGCTCCCCCGACACGCCGACGGTGCAGCAGATCGCGGAGAGCCCGGCGCCGGTGCCGTTGCAGCGCATGTTCGAACACACCGCCGCACCGCCCGGCCCGCGTGACCGGCCCTCCGCCGCGACGCCGTTCCCGCCGCCCCCATCGGTCACGCAATACGACGGATACACCGAGGTCAGCTTCGACCAACACTCGGTGCAACGCGACGCCGACCCGCCCGAGAGTCCCGATCCGCCAGACGAACCCGCGCTACCGCAGGCTCCGCTGACGGCCACACCCGCGGCATCCCCGGCCGCCACCGGTGGCGTGCCGGCGGCGGGCGGCAACATCGACGAACTGGTCAACCGCCTCTACGACCCGCTGGCCGCGCGGCTGCGTTCGGAGCTCTGGCTCGACCGGGAACGGGCCGGCGTCCTGATGGACCTGCGCCGATGACAAGGGAGGACCGATGAGTGGAGACGCCGCCGGCGACAACGACGAACCCTGGGTGGGTGTGTGCTTCGCGGTCGAACTCGACAAGGAGTCCATCGGCACGTTCTCCACCTGCGAGGGTCTCGGGCTCGAGGTCGTGATGGAACAGCGCGAGGAAGGCGGCAACAACGCCATGGTCTGGCAACTGCCGACACGGATGAAGTTCAGCAACATCAAACTGTCCCGCCCCGTCGGGCGGGACAGCGAGAAGCTGATCAAGTGGATATCCGCCGCGCTGGGCGGGATCAAGCCGACCACTGCGGTGATCAAGGCCATGCGCTCCGACGGCGAAGCGATCGCCACGTGGTCCCTCGACGGCGTCGTACCGGTCCGCTGGACCGGTCCCAGCCTGAACCTGGACTCCCCGAAGGTGTTCACCGAGACCCTCGAGATCGCCCATCACGGTTTCCTCCCGGGCGGTAAGGGCTGATGACCGCCATCGCGCTCACCAGTTCGGGTAAGCCGGCCAACATCTCCGACAGCACTGTCGTCAGTTCGGCCAACCCGTCGTACGATCACGCGTCGATCGACATGTACGAGGCGACCGACGCCCCCGGCGGCAGCAAGCGCGGATCCCCGATCGGCAGCATCGCTTTCCAGTTCAACCCCAA
Protein-coding sequences here:
- a CDS encoding phage tail protein produces the protein MSGDAAGDNDEPWVGVCFAVELDKESIGTFSTCEGLGLEVVMEQREEGGNNAMVWQLPTRMKFSNIKLSRPVGRDSEKLIKWISAALGGIKPTTAVIKAMRSDGEAIATWSLDGVVPVRWTGPSLNLDSPKVFTETLEIAHHGFLPGGKG
- a CDS encoding phage tail sheath family protein; the encoded protein is MPTYLSPGVYVEEIDSGSRPIQGVGTAVAAFVGFAAKGPINEPTLVTNWTQFTNIFGGPIENACLAQSVFAFFQNGGGKAYIVAIGDEAGRNGNTTSNPALESAPQAMLGKGLRVLARDTGAPSNSLKVRVVESQKDDDGQQTRLQVDVLRNDEPIEHHDNITTTRGKTFVVSVVNAASQLIKLEPVSGQSLDDLQAGMEVALAAPAPVDVAPPEQLSAEDYVGDVTERSGVAGLEAVDEITMLCMPDLMTAYQRSAIDLETVQSVQLKMIAHCELMGDRMAILDSPPGMNAQQVKEWLVEKANYDSKYAALYWPWVSTGNGYLPPSGFIAGIWSRNDDTRGVHKAPANEIVRGAVKLESNITRNEHDLLNPAGVNCIRSFPGRGIRVWGARTLSSDPAWRYLNIRRLFNYLEESILENTDWVVFEPNDDALWAKLRRTISAFLVNEWRKGALFGQTPDEAFFVKCDAETNPAEGIDAGEVVCQIGVAPVKPAEFVIFRLAQYSGGTSLVAE
- a CDS encoding phage tail protein codes for the protein MTQTAGSARAAVGHALTAGQRTTAAARPRPAGVLIQLQRSAGNAAVNALLAAKFKGPDSEARSSLDAALSEARREEPAVNIVEKGLKAAKKLGIPVELEGPKPPASALAATVTGFGPGSVPAKKQVPPPKRTPAVSPLGKAAAKRVGPAAPKGSTRGAPAGAGGAGSPAGPSALSADQLLQPPVPPKSVSPHADPAFKQVTGGVKGFAREKKSHPQAAAKAKEAQGAALAPSDDVAGQAKAAKVDTMDAQPAGTFDKKAFIAAVKAAIEAKSPKTLEEADSQAKAGGGKAGEVKGEVKGLVTQGKEGQTKDVESATDAPPDTSKAVPKPVTPMSPETQSPPVTIPATGAAPKPAPPEQLNLAAGKRQADDEMAGADVSEKQLAESNEPDFQQALADKKAAAAHADTAPGEFRKQEQDVIGQNKAEAAAVTKQGVAGMQGSKAAALAKLVADKGKTKSKDEAKRAEVTAKVQSVYATTETAVKKILDGIDPKVDKAFEEGEADARKTFESFVAAKMSAYKKDRYSGWLGGWRWAKDKLFGMPDKVNTFYTAGRELYLKKMDVVISRVADIVGADLAAAKARIAAGKAEISSYVKSLPANLQKVGDTAAKEINDKFAQLEDDVNAKQEAVVDTLATKYVDARKGLDERIEELQAENKGLVDKAIGAIKAIINTIRQLAAMLMNVLARVAGVVGDIIKHPVAFLSNLIEGVKGGILKFKDNILTHLRKGLMGWLFGALAEGGVELPDTFDLKGIIKLLASLFGLTWANIRNRLVKQIGEPAMAAIEKGVEIFKLIATGGVAALWQMLIEKLGDIKEMILEQVKDFVITRIITAGITWLIGLLNPAAAFIKACKLIYDIVMFFVNNAERIMKFVNTVIDSVADIVRGNVSGVVNKIEDVLGQMVPILIGFLASAIGLGGIGQKIREIIAKLQKPVNKAIDFVIKQGLKLAGPIIRGLKGIGKKVKAKVAAGKAWVKGKVDAGKKWVKGKADAAKKWVKGKAEAVKDFFTVKEKFTVDGETHELYTSGKSTALTVASNNPTALSKHKDPGVVAAYAAYESAIAAETSPSAKKRAARAPLRNIIRVLRQWMRKSKNKDPQASAPGIGTMAPYGNLGSSVRRTHYRGAPEVWAMEKEHILPFAVGKRLWEIVGLVAPGRGGHEDDKQTTILIYKGAADEKTQGDKPLWESFAARVSADGVARNLDLARTMIADMRQGQGGSSGDRDIMGYAASGVRNVFHDITDRVGEAKRDAVTRTVTAVLNENRLNGVRRGPPGSPESPIPVKGQIEQAANAQVADVMRILTGVVSDLNEGRTPNITPKKKRKKS
- a CDS encoding eCIS core domain-containing protein, whose protein sequence is MHVHDTDQSLESSLRPKASRLEESESSIALRAALSGRLAAAGPRGVAGLQRAVGNGSTAALMEEERSPVHDVVNSGGGSPLQSDVRADMEGRFGHDFGDVRVHTDGAAHESAKSVNAQAYTVGSNIVFQRDRYDPGSDSGKHMLAHELTHVVQQRSGPVDGTEAGGGVKVSDPSDRFERDAVANADRLMAAPAPARPPDVQRCADGCDTPSVQREGDEEEETAQTFVQRAEEEGEEETA
- a CDS encoding DUF6760 family protein; its protein translation is MTYGTEHLHEEVSYIAYHLHWPLDQLLDLEHQDRRRYLRLVQNLCAQNRNGR
- a CDS encoding COG1470 family protein; protein product: MADQKCKECGTLNAADVRFCKSCDAFLDPQPAPEPGPVQPSPDDNRAQPPQVELATTEASVSPDTAGAVEIRIRNGSTIVDAYRVDPVDPPEWLVVEQPEIRLMPGENKSVKVTFSMRAGSFVEAQTVKVPLRICSLRDLAKFAETQVALVVPPSGPKVSITARPTVVSVEDETSGKFQIILDNRASNHARRVVLSGTDPEATVLFHFVSPTEEVAAGKSSTVEVRFDVPPLDEGERRTRQLTVTATDGDESDSAVVTVEQEQSATLPLKLRLQPSKLRVEDCPVADLTLLIDNSDGKHDRAVRLEGRDPENAIRFTFPTPEVEVKAGKVATLRFSVSAKQPPAGEQTLRDFTVVAAEGTRESETGGTFTQVTSQPPILTAELRLHPETLRRRDRTNGTYQVTLENHDRSQWLQANLFAWDQERMMRFSFAPDRFDIPPGGSTAAWLSVSAPKPPRGKEVTRTFQVEASDGVESVTRNGTLVQSGSNWIPIVRAVLTLLGGIAVAVGTFTPWMINLPDYWITELPRIGSATDDVERTQPAIRAAILFMAVMMTIGLAGRGGKATVSAAVLIATTLIGYFVYVSSQVSTGGPMYGAYLIGAGALIGAAGGLLGRL
- a CDS encoding phage tail protein, whose translation is MALPENDSSVGHSFGLEFDGIQIKAITEVTGLKMEQDVIEYKSNTAADGKYLVKKLPGRWKAGECTLTRPLTGDQSFDKWVKDSQLGKMGNARKGGAIVVYDYEGKAVKRYKITAAWPKSLEISSLKAGDTSVLTEKLVLTYEKCEPEGA